Proteins encoded together in one Rossellomorea sp. y25 window:
- the tyrS gene encoding tyrosine--tRNA ligase has protein sequence MQHKWDSLSQEQQAEVGRQLTVYKNGVHEIIPEAELRQKLVKSIATGVPLKIKLGLDPTAPDVHLGHTVVLNKLRRFQENGHIIQLIIGDFTGKIGDPTGKSVARKQLTDEEVKRNAQTYFEQFSKVLDKEKVELHYNSKWLSSLNLEDVIHLSSKITVARLIERNDFSNRLSIGKPVSLHEFFYPLMQGYDSVALESDVELGGTDQQFNVLIMKYFNLITDLSLDEKSKIEKELFEGTLHPKDAKIRLGKTIVSMYHGEEAAGQAENNFKEIFQKGALPDDIPEIKWTGESRVSIIDLLVELNMQASKSEARRMIQNGGIRINSEKVLDMHLEVEIEEGMIVQVGKRKYKKLRIM, from the coding sequence ATGCAACACAAATGGGACTCACTTTCACAAGAACAACAGGCAGAAGTAGGAAGGCAGTTAACCGTCTACAAAAATGGAGTGCATGAAATCATTCCAGAAGCAGAATTAAGGCAAAAACTAGTCAAGTCAATTGCAACAGGAGTACCATTGAAAATCAAGCTGGGTCTAGACCCAACGGCTCCCGATGTTCACCTGGGTCATACGGTTGTTCTGAACAAATTAAGGCGGTTCCAAGAAAACGGTCATATAATTCAGCTTATTATCGGGGATTTCACCGGTAAAATCGGTGATCCAACTGGCAAGTCTGTTGCAAGGAAGCAGCTGACTGATGAAGAGGTGAAGAGAAATGCCCAAACTTACTTTGAGCAATTTAGTAAAGTCCTCGACAAAGAGAAGGTAGAGCTTCATTACAATTCCAAATGGCTGTCATCGTTGAATCTTGAAGATGTGATTCATTTATCATCGAAGATCACGGTTGCTCGATTAATTGAAAGAAACGATTTTTCTAATCGGTTGTCAATAGGGAAGCCAGTCTCTCTTCATGAGTTTTTCTACCCGTTAATGCAAGGATACGATTCCGTCGCATTAGAAAGTGATGTGGAGCTTGGCGGGACGGATCAACAATTTAATGTATTGATCATGAAATACTTCAACCTGATCACGGATTTATCTTTAGATGAGAAATCGAAAATAGAGAAGGAATTATTCGAAGGGACACTCCACCCCAAAGATGCCAAAATACGTTTAGGAAAAACCATCGTGTCCATGTACCACGGCGAAGAAGCAGCCGGGCAAGCTGAAAACAATTTTAAGGAAATATTTCAAAAAGGAGCACTGCCTGATGATATTCCAGAGATAAAGTGGACAGGTGAAAGTAGAGTGTCCATTATCGACTTACTTGTTGAGCTGAATATGCAAGCTTCAAAGAGTGAAGCGCGGCGGATGATTCAAAATGGAGGAATCAGAATCAATTCAGAAAAGGTACTGGATATGCATTTAGAAGTAGAGATTGAAGAAGGGATGATTGTGCAGGTAGGGAAGAGGAAGTATAAAAAGCTGAGAATAATGTAA
- a CDS encoding acetate uptake transporter produces the protein MNQIQNTQRVQIASADPSAIGLFGLAMVTLVASSAKLGWTDGVSFVLPWAIFLGGIAQLIACFGDAKHNNTFGFTAFGAFGLFWLGVGTSWLISFGVFGDAAAAAVDPRQLGIAYIGYLIFSIFMTVGAMETHKVLFIIFVLIDFLFIGLSLSTLGIAPEAMHKLAAISELFIALFSFYGSAASVLNTHFGRETLPVGKPFGIFK, from the coding sequence ATGAATCAAATACAAAATACTCAGCGAGTTCAAATAGCATCAGCCGATCCATCTGCTATTGGACTTTTTGGACTAGCTATGGTTACTCTTGTCGCTTCTTCAGCGAAACTTGGATGGACGGATGGAGTTTCATTTGTATTACCATGGGCAATTTTCCTTGGTGGAATTGCACAGCTGATTGCATGCTTTGGAGATGCAAAACATAATAATACATTCGGATTCACTGCATTTGGAGCATTCGGCTTATTTTGGCTTGGAGTAGGAACATCCTGGTTAATTTCATTCGGTGTGTTTGGAGATGCAGCGGCTGCTGCAGTCGATCCACGCCAACTGGGGATTGCATATATCGGCTATCTGATTTTCAGTATTTTCATGACCGTTGGCGCCATGGAAACACATAAGGTCTTGTTCATTATTTTTGTCCTGATTGATTTCCTATTTATCGGGCTTTCGCTGTCTACACTTGGAATTGCACCTGAAGCCATGCATAAATTAGCGGCCATTTCTGAGTTGTTCATTGCATTATTCAGCTTTTACGGCTCTGCTGCAAGTGTGTTGAACACCCACTTTGGGAGAGAAACACTTCCAGTAGGAAAGCCATTCGGGATATTTAAGTAA
- a CDS encoding ribonuclease J, whose translation MHTNEQALSIFALGGINEIGKNMYVIHHRDDIVIIDCGGKFPDESLLGIDLIIPDVSYLEKNKDKIRGLIVTHGHEDHIGGIPYLLKKMNMPIYATHFTLGLIELKLEEHRLIRDTKLVTIDSNSNLNFGTIDVSFFKVSHSIPDCLGIVFHTPEGNVVHTGDFKFDLTPANHQYSDIHKMARIGDEGVLVLLSESTNAERSGLTPSEQMVGNHMDEAFLKATGKIFVSTFASNVNRVQQVVDASIKTNRKLALLGRSMINVVSVAMERGYLSVPDGMLIDAREIDALPPEKVAILCTGSQGEPMAALGRLSTGSFRDVYVYPGDTIILAASPIPGNEKDVSRILDNLFQLGANVIYGSGSTTGMHVSGHGYQEDLKLMLTLMKPTYFIPIHGEYRMLHHHRILAESVGVEAGNTFIIKNGEVVDIQNSTARQTRAIPAGDTFVDGLSVGDIGSIVLRDRKQLSEDGMLIIVITLSKSEHTIISGPDTISRGFVFVRNSEDLLKDVNHLVRKVVDELSAENIRDWKEMKQAIKKDVGQYLFKHLKRKPMILPIIIEV comes from the coding sequence TTGCATACCAATGAACAGGCATTATCCATTTTTGCACTTGGTGGAATCAATGAAATCGGAAAAAATATGTATGTCATACATCATCGTGATGATATTGTCATCATTGATTGTGGAGGTAAGTTTCCTGATGAAAGTCTTTTGGGAATCGACTTAATCATTCCTGATGTCTCTTATTTGGAGAAAAACAAAGATAAAATTCGTGGGTTAATCGTCACGCATGGCCACGAGGACCACATAGGCGGCATTCCTTATCTTCTAAAAAAAATGAACATGCCTATTTATGCTACACATTTCACCCTGGGACTGATCGAACTAAAATTAGAAGAGCATAGGCTGATAAGAGATACAAAACTTGTAACCATCGACTCAAATTCAAACCTGAATTTCGGAACAATCGATGTTTCGTTCTTCAAGGTCAGTCACAGTATTCCGGATTGTTTAGGTATCGTATTTCATACACCGGAAGGAAATGTCGTACATACTGGAGACTTTAAGTTCGACTTAACCCCTGCCAATCATCAATACTCAGACATTCATAAAATGGCGAGGATCGGTGATGAAGGAGTGTTAGTTTTGCTTTCTGAAAGCACGAATGCGGAGCGCAGCGGCTTGACCCCTTCTGAACAAATGGTGGGGAACCACATGGATGAAGCGTTCTTGAAAGCCACTGGAAAGATCTTCGTCTCAACCTTTGCTTCCAATGTCAACCGGGTCCAGCAGGTAGTAGATGCTTCCATCAAGACAAACAGAAAGCTGGCATTATTAGGAAGAAGCATGATCAATGTGGTTTCAGTAGCCATGGAACGCGGGTATTTATCGGTGCCTGACGGGATGCTGATAGATGCCCGTGAAATTGATGCATTACCTCCCGAAAAGGTAGCGATTTTATGTACAGGAAGTCAAGGTGAGCCTATGGCCGCACTTGGTCGCCTATCGACTGGAAGCTTCCGGGACGTATACGTTTATCCAGGTGATACGATCATTCTGGCTGCTTCACCTATACCTGGAAATGAAAAGGACGTATCTCGAATTCTGGATAATTTGTTTCAACTTGGTGCCAACGTAATTTACGGAAGTGGAAGCACAACAGGCATGCATGTATCAGGACACGGGTATCAAGAAGACTTAAAACTCATGCTCACATTAATGAAGCCGACCTATTTCATTCCTATACATGGTGAATACCGAATGCTGCATCATCATCGAATACTCGCTGAATCGGTAGGAGTAGAAGCAGGAAATACTTTTATAATAAAAAACGGTGAAGTCGTCGATATTCAGAATTCCACTGCCCGCCAAACCCGTGCCATTCCTGCAGGGGATACCTTTGTAGATGGCTTAAGCGTCGGAGATATCGGATCCATAGTTTTACGGGATCGAAAACAACTTTCTGAAGATGGAATGCTTATCATTGTCATTACCCTTAGTAAATCGGAACACACGATTATTTCTGGACCTGATACCATTTCAAGGGGATTCGTGTTTGTACGAAACTCAGAAGACCTCTTAAAGGACGTAAACCATCTCGTCAGGAAAGTAGTAGATGAATTGTCTGCAGAAAATATTCGGGACTGGAAAGAAATGAAACAGGCAATCAAAAAAGACGTAGGTCAATACCTATTCAAACATTTGAAGAGGAAACCAATGATTTTGCCAATCATTATTGAGGTGTAG
- a CDS encoding GNAT family N-acetyltransferase yields the protein MSTITIEKARIEDAEILTDIKRKVFNAEKERWLSYAENVVDYNIQPPGYDSIEMGKYMIRELDYFKILYQEELVGGVIVTLAGKHRARVDRIFVDPDFQGKGIGSSTIRLIEEEFPQVISWELETSSRQLNNHAFYEKMGYKKIFESEDEFCYEKCIQVDATVEVDTREILIQGDTLRQGNLSRLQVEQSNMTETDFYGINGSHLTFSNSNLKGAQFSNCNLSETRFQNINFKKSLIADLNFSHSEFAHVSLGGVYVHDTTLGEEGEPVRFERCDLKGSHFKSCNLNDVRLIDCETEGMRINNILVKDLLEAYEVVHKKR from the coding sequence ATGAGTACAATCACTATAGAAAAAGCACGAATAGAAGATGCAGAAATCCTTACAGATATAAAGAGAAAAGTGTTCAATGCTGAAAAGGAAAGATGGCTTTCATATGCAGAGAATGTCGTCGATTACAATATTCAGCCACCTGGCTACGACTCCATAGAGATGGGAAAGTATATGATCCGTGAATTGGATTATTTCAAAATCCTATATCAAGAAGAGCTTGTGGGAGGCGTGATTGTCACATTGGCAGGAAAGCACCGTGCGAGAGTCGATCGGATTTTTGTCGATCCGGATTTCCAGGGGAAAGGAATTGGTTCTTCTACGATAAGATTAATAGAAGAGGAGTTTCCACAGGTAATATCGTGGGAACTTGAGACATCCAGTCGGCAGCTGAATAATCATGCCTTTTATGAGAAGATGGGGTACAAGAAAATCTTTGAATCAGAAGATGAATTCTGTTATGAGAAATGTATCCAAGTCGATGCTACAGTAGAAGTTGATACGAGGGAGATTCTCATTCAAGGTGATACATTGAGACAAGGGAACCTTTCTCGGCTGCAAGTAGAACAGAGCAATATGACGGAGACGGATTTCTATGGAATCAACGGCAGTCACTTAACATTCAGCAACAGTAACCTAAAGGGAGCTCAATTTAGCAATTGCAATCTCAGTGAAACCCGCTTTCAAAATATTAATTTTAAAAAATCCCTGATTGCTGATTTGAATTTTTCACATAGTGAATTCGCCCATGTGTCTTTAGGGGGCGTGTATGTTCATGACACGACTCTTGGAGAAGAAGGTGAACCTGTACGTTTTGAGCGCTGTGATCTTAAAGGAAGCCATTTTAAAAGTTGCAATCTGAATGATGTTAGGTTAATAGATTGTGAGACGGAGGGAATGAGGATCAATAATATTTTGGTGAAAGATCTTCTGGAGGCGTATGAAGTAGTACATAAGAAGAGGTAA
- a CDS encoding O-methyltransferase, with protein MMLASTNAWTEVDQYFTSKLQVSDPLMDTVLKANSEAELPAIDVSPNQGKFLSLLAQLKGAKRILEIGTLGGYSTIWLARALPEDGHLVTLEYSEKHAKVAAKNIQNAGMDRKVEIKVGAALDTLPTIEGEFDFIFIDADKQNNANYLKWALELSQPGAVIITDNVVRDGRVIDENSEDESVQGVRHFVDMLSKEPRIDSTVVQTVGSKGYDGFVMGIVKG; from the coding sequence ATGATGTTGGCATCAACAAATGCATGGACAGAAGTAGATCAATATTTTACGAGTAAACTTCAAGTATCAGATCCACTTATGGACACGGTATTGAAAGCAAATAGTGAAGCAGAACTGCCTGCAATCGATGTTTCTCCGAATCAAGGGAAGTTTCTCTCATTGCTTGCACAGCTTAAAGGAGCGAAACGAATATTGGAAATCGGGACCCTTGGTGGCTATAGTACGATCTGGCTTGCCCGTGCACTGCCAGAGGACGGCCATCTTGTAACCTTGGAATATAGTGAAAAACATGCAAAAGTCGCTGCAAAAAACATACAAAACGCTGGAATGGATCGAAAGGTGGAAATTAAGGTAGGTGCTGCCTTGGATACGTTGCCGACTATTGAAGGTGAATTTGATTTCATTTTTATTGATGCAGACAAACAAAACAATGCAAATTATTTAAAATGGGCACTCGAGCTTTCTCAACCTGGAGCTGTGATCATTACAGATAATGTGGTACGAGATGGAAGAGTAATCGATGAAAACAGTGAAGATGAAAGTGTTCAAGGTGTTCGCCACTTTGTTGATATGTTGTCTAAAGAGCCCCGTATTGATTCAACGGTTGTTCAAACCGTCGGATCTAAAGGCTACGACGGGTTTGTAATGGGTATTGTGAAGGGATAA
- a CDS encoding permease: MTILKDFISIALELTVLFVGISFVIHLLQGFVPYKRMEVLMDRSHPLLSALIAVGFAFVTPFCSCSTIPIVANLLRNKVRFPIVMIFLFASPVLDLTILTLMTYLLGWKVAIAYTILTTSFSIIIGFALSAFGFERQLKNVMVENFSAPESGIDIKKAIRETLTLMRNVYPFLIIGAGIGSVIHGSVPTEWITTYLGGENWWLVPIAAIIGIPLYIRLSTMIPISQILVAKGMALGPVMALMIASAGASLPEVTLLHSIFKKKLVFAFIGSVLMMSTMSGFLFYFI, translated from the coding sequence ATGACTATATTAAAAGATTTCATCAGTATTGCCCTTGAACTAACTGTGCTGTTTGTCGGAATTTCCTTTGTTATTCATCTACTGCAAGGATTTGTTCCCTATAAAAGGATGGAGGTATTGATGGATAGAAGCCATCCTCTGTTGAGTGCTCTGATTGCTGTTGGTTTTGCGTTCGTCACACCATTTTGCTCCTGTTCAACAATCCCTATTGTCGCAAATCTATTGCGAAACAAAGTCCGATTTCCCATTGTGATGATTTTTCTTTTTGCCTCACCTGTTCTGGATTTAACGATATTGACCTTGATGACCTACCTACTGGGTTGGAAAGTAGCCATTGCCTATACGATTTTAACCACTTCTTTTTCTATTATCATCGGATTTGCGCTGAGTGCATTTGGATTTGAAAGACAACTAAAAAATGTCATGGTAGAAAATTTCTCAGCCCCTGAGAGTGGTATCGACATTAAGAAAGCAATAAGAGAAACACTCACACTTATGAGAAATGTCTATCCATTTCTTATTATCGGGGCAGGGATCGGTTCGGTTATTCACGGTTCTGTTCCAACAGAATGGATTACAACCTATTTAGGAGGAGAGAATTGGTGGCTTGTGCCAATAGCTGCGATTATCGGAATTCCGTTATACATCCGACTTTCTACAATGATTCCCATTTCGCAAATTCTCGTTGCTAAAGGAATGGCACTGGGACCAGTAATGGCCCTAATGATTGCATCAGCTGGAGCTAGCCTTCCTGAGGTAACTTTACTCCATAGCATTTTTAAGAAAAAGCTTGTCTTCGCATTTATTGGCTCTGTCCTCATGATGTCTACTATGTCGGGATTCTTATTTTACTTTATATAA
- a CDS encoding DEAD/DEAH box helicase, whose amino-acid sequence MKVIQQKLIKERCGTVSFKRGVGYYRSNKVKIVEFSSNYCGATVMGEEDFHVTVTGGANGEIQAKCSCPKLASFDKDCQHIAAVLLAIQYKQRSGNSQERAVTEEFFTLFHDEPIRSTGHQRHFENRQVLQCEIMIKPVTLITGGAMIGIELTIHSIMVQQVREFLQSIKEGVPFHLSESFIFNQQLHCFAIETDDVIQQLIKVSQEETIYSSSEMNNSEQLLIPPSSWERLLPLLIKAPGVKVEQSQDTVEGIKLLRTPLPLKFQFGQIENGSYRLHITGLNNMVVLDEYQAVLHKGTLTQLDTRDCKRLSELKRLLTESGTDSIPIPQTQIGVFLEKVAIGLKKLGEVTISDDISRKLESAPLVAKLYLDRVKNRLLAGLEFHYENVVIYPLENREPPSSSVLIRDVEKEDAILELMEEFSFGKTEGGYFLHNEDLEYEFLTYGVAKVQKLVQIYATTAVRNRVFKGNKGPKIQVKVKKERMNWLEFKFEMDGIPDRQIMEILEALEEKRKYYRMRNGSLLSLESNEFQDIQRFLHTSQAEKNDLIKGLELPLHQSLQLLDSVDVSHTFKLGESYKEFLQHIMNPGSMEFSVPPNLNTLLRDYQKTGYLWMKTLAFYGLGGILADDMGLGKTIQSISYIVSELEEIRTLKLPVLIVCPSSLTYNWQSEFMKFAPEIQAVILDGNQSERRKKQKGLKDVDVIITSYPLLRSDIKWYEQQKFHTVFYDEAQAFKNPITQTARSVKKIIANHRFALTGTPVENSLEELWSIFHVVFPGLFRGLKDYSRLTKKDIAKRTRPFVLRRMKEDVLSELPEKQEIMESAELLPPQKELYAAYLAKLRHDTLKHLDKNTLRKNRIKILAGITRLRQICCHPGLFVEGYEGTSAKFIQLMEILEESRLSGRRVLIFSQFTKMLEFIGRELSEKGQTFFYLNGSTPSEERVGMCNRFNEGERDLFLISLKAGGTGLNLTSADTVILYDTWWNPAVEEQAADRAHRMGQKNEVQVIKLIARGTIEEKMNELQEKKRHLIQEVIDPDKKIVSSITEDELRGILSV is encoded by the coding sequence TTGAAGGTCATACAACAAAAACTCATAAAAGAACGATGCGGTACCGTTTCTTTCAAAAGGGGAGTGGGCTATTACCGTTCTAATAAAGTCAAGATAGTCGAGTTCAGTTCAAATTATTGTGGAGCGACCGTTATGGGAGAGGAAGATTTCCACGTAACCGTTACAGGGGGAGCTAATGGAGAAATCCAAGCAAAGTGCAGCTGCCCCAAACTGGCATCTTTCGATAAAGATTGTCAACATATCGCAGCTGTCCTACTCGCCATTCAATATAAGCAACGTAGTGGAAATAGCCAAGAACGGGCAGTAACAGAAGAATTTTTCACCTTGTTTCACGATGAACCCATACGATCCACTGGTCACCAGAGGCATTTTGAAAACAGACAAGTTTTGCAATGTGAAATAATGATTAAGCCTGTAACCTTAATAACAGGTGGAGCTATGATCGGGATTGAATTAACGATACACTCTATCATGGTTCAACAGGTTAGAGAGTTTCTTCAGAGCATTAAAGAAGGAGTTCCCTTTCATCTTTCAGAATCATTTATTTTCAATCAACAACTTCATTGCTTTGCAATCGAAACCGATGATGTGATTCAACAGCTTATAAAAGTGTCCCAGGAAGAAACAATATACTCTTCGTCTGAAATGAACAATAGTGAACAATTACTTATACCACCATCATCATGGGAGCGGCTTTTACCATTACTTATAAAGGCGCCAGGGGTCAAAGTAGAGCAAAGCCAGGACACAGTTGAGGGGATCAAACTATTGAGGACCCCGCTTCCATTAAAGTTCCAATTTGGTCAAATTGAGAATGGAAGCTATCGATTACACATAACCGGGTTAAACAATATGGTCGTCCTGGATGAATATCAAGCCGTTCTTCATAAAGGAACATTGACCCAACTGGACACCAGGGATTGCAAGCGTCTATCCGAATTAAAGCGACTTCTCACCGAATCAGGAACAGACTCGATTCCCATTCCTCAAACCCAAATAGGCGTCTTTCTAGAGAAAGTAGCGATTGGATTAAAGAAATTGGGAGAGGTAACAATCTCGGACGACATTTCCAGAAAGTTGGAAAGTGCACCGCTTGTTGCAAAGCTGTATCTTGACCGGGTGAAGAATCGCTTGCTCGCCGGACTTGAATTTCATTACGAAAATGTAGTGATTTACCCGTTGGAAAATAGGGAACCCCCTTCAAGTTCTGTGTTAATCAGGGATGTTGAAAAAGAAGATGCCATCCTTGAATTAATGGAAGAGTTCTCTTTTGGAAAAACAGAAGGCGGTTACTTTTTACACAATGAAGATTTAGAATATGAGTTTTTAACCTATGGTGTGGCGAAGGTTCAGAAGCTTGTCCAAATCTATGCAACTACAGCAGTGAGAAACCGTGTCTTTAAAGGAAATAAAGGTCCGAAAATCCAGGTCAAGGTGAAGAAAGAACGAATGAACTGGCTGGAATTCAAGTTTGAAATGGATGGGATTCCTGACCGACAGATCATGGAGATCCTTGAGGCATTAGAAGAAAAACGTAAATATTACCGGATGCGAAACGGGTCTCTTCTGTCACTGGAATCCAATGAGTTTCAAGACATCCAGCGATTTCTTCATACGTCACAAGCGGAAAAAAATGATTTAATCAAGGGACTTGAGCTGCCATTGCATCAAAGTCTTCAACTACTGGATTCAGTTGATGTGAGCCACACGTTCAAATTAGGGGAATCATATAAAGAGTTCCTACAACATATCATGAACCCCGGCAGTATGGAGTTTTCCGTTCCACCAAACTTGAACACACTTTTGAGGGATTATCAAAAAACCGGCTATCTATGGATGAAAACGCTGGCCTTTTATGGTTTGGGGGGGATATTAGCCGACGATATGGGGTTAGGGAAAACCATTCAAAGCATTTCTTATATCGTTTCGGAGTTAGAAGAGATTAGGACGCTGAAACTTCCGGTTCTGATTGTTTGTCCTTCGTCCCTCACGTATAACTGGCAAAGTGAATTTATGAAGTTTGCTCCTGAAATACAAGCAGTGATTCTGGATGGAAATCAATCAGAACGAAGGAAGAAGCAGAAAGGGTTAAAGGATGTCGATGTGATCATCACTTCCTATCCGTTACTTCGAAGTGACATCAAGTGGTACGAGCAACAGAAATTTCACACGGTGTTTTATGATGAGGCTCAGGCGTTCAAAAATCCAATAACGCAAACTGCAAGAAGTGTAAAGAAGATTATAGCCAATCACCGTTTTGCATTAACCGGCACCCCTGTTGAGAATTCACTCGAAGAGTTGTGGTCAATCTTTCACGTAGTATTTCCGGGATTATTTCGAGGGCTTAAAGATTATAGTCGTCTTACAAAAAAAGATATCGCCAAAAGAACACGCCCGTTTGTCCTGCGCAGGATGAAGGAGGATGTCTTGTCAGAACTTCCGGAAAAACAGGAGATCATGGAATCGGCGGAACTGCTGCCTCCTCAAAAGGAATTGTACGCTGCTTATTTAGCCAAGCTACGTCACGATACACTTAAGCATTTGGATAAAAATACTTTGAGGAAAAACAGAATCAAAATTCTGGCTGGTATTACGCGGCTTCGACAAATATGCTGTCATCCAGGTTTATTTGTCGAGGGCTACGAGGGAACATCGGCTAAATTTATTCAGCTCATGGAGATTTTGGAAGAATCAAGGCTTTCAGGCAGAAGGGTATTGATTTTTTCACAGTTTACTAAAATGCTTGAGTTCATCGGTAGAGAGCTTTCGGAGAAGGGACAGACCTTCTTTTACCTTAATGGATCAACTCCTTCTGAAGAGCGGGTAGGCATGTGCAACAGATTTAATGAAGGCGAGCGCGACCTGTTCCTTATTTCGTTGAAAGCGGGAGGTACGGGACTTAACTTAACAAGTGCCGATACCGTCATCCTCTATGATACATGGTGGAATCCTGCTGTCGAAGAGCAAGCAGCCGATAGAGCCCACCGCATGGGTCAAAAAAATGAGGTGCAAGTCATCAAGCTCATCGCCCGCGGCACCATTGAAGAAAAAATGAATGAGCTGCAAGAAAAAAAGAGACACCTCATTCAAGAGGTGATCGATCCTGATAAAAAAATCGTTTCTTCCATCACGGAAGATGAGCTTAGAGGAATATTATCAGTTTAA
- a CDS encoding ferritin family protein encodes MNPYQFYRQFKPFYLDGYSRVQENHSLIKDIQKAINGEYSAIACYKKLAKLAPTEEEKNRIREIRNDEMRHFKAFSDIYTNITGVPPTPQLQEGCPDSYKKGLEFAIKDEQETVDFYLEIADGAKDTYIKETFRRAAADEQNHAVWFLFYFIKNQGSWRQERQMNYGAKGALEATSLTVPQMLVYALQDEYLAQARYDRIIQNFGNVRTFLRIKEAELRHITALQTLFQRYGVSLPEDHSQAYTLTPDSIKSAYAAGVQGEIDNIAMYNKFLTYNLPQDVRFVFTQLRDASQNHLAAFERGLAR; translated from the coding sequence ATGAATCCTTATCAATTTTATCGTCAATTCAAACCTTTTTATTTAGATGGTTACTCGCGGGTTCAGGAGAATCATTCACTGATAAAAGATATACAAAAGGCAATTAACGGAGAATATAGTGCGATCGCTTGTTATAAAAAACTTGCTAAATTGGCGCCAACCGAAGAAGAGAAAAATCGCATTCGAGAAATCCGAAATGATGAAATGCGCCATTTCAAAGCTTTCAGTGATATCTATACGAATATAACAGGAGTCCCGCCCACTCCTCAATTGCAAGAAGGTTGTCCTGATTCATACAAAAAAGGTCTTGAGTTTGCCATAAAAGACGAGCAAGAAACGGTTGATTTCTATTTAGAGATTGCCGATGGAGCCAAAGATACCTATATTAAGGAAACATTCCGTCGTGCTGCTGCCGATGAACAGAATCATGCCGTTTGGTTTTTGTTTTACTTTATCAAGAACCAAGGAAGCTGGAGACAGGAGAGGCAGATGAATTACGGCGCAAAAGGAGCACTTGAGGCAACTTCACTCACTGTTCCTCAAATGCTCGTTTATGCCTTGCAGGACGAATATCTCGCTCAGGCTAGATACGATCGAATCATACAGAATTTCGGTAATGTTCGAACCTTCTTAAGAATAAAGGAAGCCGAGCTGCGACATATTACAGCTTTGCAAACCCTATTCCAGCGCTATGGTGTGTCATTGCCTGAAGATCATTCTCAAGCTTATACTTTAACTCCAGATTCGATTAAGAGTGCATACGCAGCAGGAGTACAGGGTGAAATTGATAATATAGCTATGTATAATAAATTCCTGACTTACAATCTTCCTCAAGATGTAAGGTTTGTTTTTACACAATTGAGAGATGCTTCACAGAATCATTTAGCAGCTTTTGAGAGAGGGTTAGCCAGATGA
- a CDS encoding metalloregulator ArsR/SmtB family transcription factor — translation MNKQSPLKNISLDSTFSKYEKKFKALADQKRLFILHQITEMGEVCVCDLSDKLDLPQSKLSYHLKVLMEAELILKETRGTWSYYTLNHTELNHLLSEQLCCLFRKE, via the coding sequence ATGAATAAACAAAGTCCATTAAAAAATATATCACTGGATTCAACCTTCAGTAAATACGAAAAAAAATTCAAGGCACTTGCAGATCAAAAAAGGTTATTTATCCTGCACCAAATTACTGAAATGGGAGAAGTGTGCGTATGTGACTTATCGGATAAATTAGACTTACCCCAATCCAAACTTTCCTACCATCTGAAGGTTTTAATGGAAGCTGAGTTGATCTTGAAAGAAACGCGTGGCACGTGGAGTTACTATACATTAAATCACACTGAATTGAATCACTTGTTATCAGAACAACTTTGCTGTTTGTTTAGGAAGGAATAA